TGTCATCGAAGTCGAGAAAACTGAAGATGGAAACGAAAAGTTTTGGTTTGCTGAAGCACGCGTTCCTTTATATTTGACCAAAGAATATGAAGAAAGTTTGCATAGAGAAGCCGTCCATGCGCCTTTTATCAAGAAGCCGTCAAAAAGATTATCAAAGCTACAGAGAAAGCAACTGAAAGCTTCTCGAGCAAACATATTTTCTTATCTAGCCTCTAGGAGGGACGACACTGAGAAGTGCTCTTGTGCGTCATGCCATCTTGATGTTTTATTGAGGTATTTTCTTTAGCTCTCTTCACCTttcaagatatatatataaagagaacTTGTGTACATCATTAACTTTTGTTCCCTACTTGTCTACAGAGATGCAACAACATGCAGTTCTTGCCAAGGTAAATTACAACATATACCTGAAAGAAATTCAGTTTTGGTTTCCTCTTTTGCATTTGGAGTTGTTTTTAGTTCCATACCTTTTGAGATGCTTTGCTGAAGCATTAGTTATGATTTAAGTGTGGAATCTTTTTTTGCCTCTCAGGTTTCTGTCACAAGGAATGTACTAGTATGAGTACACAACACACACAGCTGGAAAGGTTGAAACTCTGGTAACCTGCAAACGGTGCTACCTTGCAAGAGCTCGTTCACTAATCAATATCAATCACAGACATCCAACAACACCTACTGTTATGATCAATGGACAACATCAAAACCCAGTCACTCCAGTCGTTAAGACACAACAGATAAGCCTCTGGTTCAACAGTCATCATCTCCCAACACACGTGACAACAACGCTTCAGGAGTTAAACAAATTACTCCTGATTCTAATACGGCACCAAAGAGTCAACACAAGACATTGTCTTGGGGAGTCATATGGAGGAAGAAGAACTCGGAAGACACAGGTGCTAGCTTCAGACATCAAAATGTTGTGTTGGCTGCACAATCTGATCAGCCTAATCCAGGACCAGTTTGTTGGATATGCAAACTCCCCTATAATCCTGGTCAAACGTATATCCACTGTACAAACTGTGACAGTAAGAACAATTcataattttatacttttaaagtATTAACTATTTTGATTCTTATAAATCTAATCCTAGCATATATATGTATGCAGAGTGGTACCACATTGAAGCGATTATGCTGGAGGAGTCAAAAATCCATGAAGTTGCTGGGTTCAAGTGTTGCAGGTGCCGTCGTATACGAGTACCAGATTGCCCTTTCATGGATCCCAAACTCAAGGAAGAGAGACAGAAGAGAAATGCATTCTTCCAGCGACAGAGACATAAGAAAGGAAATAATAATACCAGAATGGATTCTGATTCCGAGATAATGTCTGAACCAAGAGACTCGGTACCCTCTACTCCCTCGTTTCCCCTTGAAGATGCGTTTGTTCCTCAGGATTTAGATGTTGAATGGAATGTCGATGGTTCTGTCCCGGAACCAGTTAGGAGACAAGTCAAACGTGAAGACAGAGAAGGGAACAATAACATTTCTTATATCGACTTCTCAATGCCTCCCGAGTCACTTTCTTGTGTGAAACCAGAACCAACATTGCCTGTCATGGATTGGGATGCATCtgacagcaacaacaacaacaacatggtTAAAGGGGAGCTAACGTTTGACTACCAAGACATGGAATTCGAACCCCAAACCTATTTCTCGTTGACCGAGTTGCTTACAGCAGATGATAGTGACCTGTGCAATGGATATGGCTATAACGAGGATGTTTCAAGAAACACGGATAACCCAAACCCTCAGGTTGAGACAATGGAACAGTGGAGAGCGTTTCTCAGTGACAATACAAAGCCATGTCAGATATGTATGCATGTGGAACCAGAGGCTGATCTCACTTGCCAGACTTGTAATATCACAATACATTCCCACTGCTCTCCATGGGAGGAGGAATCTACTTGCACCAGAAGTAACTGGAGATGCGGTCCCTGCCGTGAGTGGATGTAGCAGCGTTCCCTAATTTGAAGTTACCACTTAATTTGTACTTTTGTTTGCTTCTAGAAATATTTGGTGAATACTAGGAACATGTGTAATTGAGAAGAAGTAAATTAAAGTCCATGAAGGcaaaaaggtaaaaagtctccttttaatctttttaatcttGCATTTGCTCTAAATACTATTTATTGATGTTTAATATGTCCACCACATGGAGGCGTTTTTGGCCTGTCCGATGTAAAAATAGAACCTTTCACGATGCCTTGGAGACAGTTGGTGATGATTTTGTAATGTGCATTGGAAGATATAAGTTGAGGAACACAACTGGTGAAGAAGAAAACTAAgagacaaaagagagagaaagtgagTGTGTAATCAACTTTCACTGGGATGTCTGTGACTGATACGCATACTATTTTTAAGAAACTGAAATTTAGTATTACTTTGTTTGAAAACGAGTATAGACGAGATTATCATAGGTTTTAGTTGGTACATTGttgaaattaataaattagttatgATACTAGATCGTTATAAGATACTAATTTTTTGTAGCAATATAATTGAAGACAAAAATTATTTCAAGACCATAGCGTGATGATGGATATCCATATAAAACaaccataaacaaaactttAGGACCAAGCTACCATGGATTTATTTTTACTTGCTAAACACGAAATACATAGTGAACCATATATTTCAAAGCCGTCATCCATCCCATCAAAGAGCTCTCACTCAAATCACCAACGGACGAACTAGGGTTTACTAGTTCACGCTCATCCGGAGATGATTTTACTCCCTTCTCCCACAGGAACGCACCCACTGCAAACTGTTTCTTGCAAGACAAGTCACCGAGATCTGTAGGCAGACCATACAGTTTGAGAAGTCGATCAAGCTCTTCCTCCGACATAGCCTCGTACTCTTCCTTCGTGAAGCTTGGATAGTGAACAGGCATCTGGAACGATGACCAAGAAGCAGCCCCTCTGGTCAACTGATCACGGTCGTTGCTCGACGATGAAGCCAATGTTTTCTTCAAGACGGCATCATCTGAGGAGCTTTGGTTGAGAGTTTGTAGTTTGTCACCGAAAATAAGTGTAAGCTGTGAAACCCTTGCCATTGTTGCGTGATAAATACTGTAAACTTTTGATTCTTTTACTTGACAGAGAAATTTCATAAgccaatatattatatatatagagattatGTAGATGAGATAAAtggaaattttcttttttacactAAATCAGAAAATGGAAAAAACGTTTTagttttcctattttaatgataCAAACCGTCATTTATTACTTACTGCAGACTACTAAGGAAAGTTGGAAGGTCTTGTACCGGTCCGGTCGAGTAATCCGGTTAGAAGAATTCGGTCCAGACTCCAGATCATGAACCCTAAGGCTGGTTTGCATATACCGGTTCGTGACAAAACCGAGCCGGTTTGACTACTGAACGCCGGATAATTTAGCCCAATCCACAAACTGCATGCCGCCATATACATTGTTAGCAAACCGGACTCCAACTGTAAACGACATGGCGACTACAGGAATGCGTTTGGCTGCTGTAGAGCCTTCCACGACGCGTTCAAGCCCGTTGATGATCTGGTAACGTGCGTTGGAAGATAAGCCAAGGAACACACCTGACCAAGCATACAACTTATAGAGTCATCAGCCTCTGTAAACAAGCAACAATGTGatgcacacaaaaaaaaatcaagcaaGCAACAATGTACAGAGAGACACCTTCACACTTGTCTATGAGTTCTGAAACTGGAATATAATATTACAAACAGGAACAATATAGCTGATATACTGTCACCGAGATTTGTGAGCATGATAACGATTCTTGTATCTCAAAACTGATGATTGATCACGGGCCTAGCAAGAACTCGAAGTTGGAGATGGTTTAAGTAAGAGACTAACCCCAGAGAGCAGCACTTTTGAATAGAGGTGGAACAGGGACGTCTTCATCTGATGTCATTATACTCCTATATTGACATAGATCATATAAACACAAGAAAGAGcactgaaaaaaaatcatttcataaTTGGCAGGTAATGAACGAGTACCGTTTTGCTGTCATGATCAGATTTGCAATTCCCTGACCAATGAGACCGCAGCCAAATCCAACCGAACCATACAAGAACCCCTAGATAACCACATTGATCAGTAAAACCAAATGCACGGAAGATCCACAAAGAACATTAGTCTCCAGACCTTGTAGAAGAAAGTTGCAATCCGCTGGTTAACCGAGAACTTACAACCCGGTCTTTCAGCTTCAAAAACACTTCACaaccacaaaaacaaaacctgCTATTACATGATCAAACCAAAAGTGAAGAGTGAGAGAAAGAGACAACGAGAGTCTTTACCTGCTAGGAAGGGCGGCGCAAGAACGCTTAAGTCCCTTAAACAAACCCGTTGACGATGCCACAGATGTCTTCCCAATACGAGCATAAGGAGCCAAAAGTCCAACCAAAGCGACATCAACCACAAGACCAACCAAAAGATCAGCAGCATACAACTCAAACTCAGACCAGAAATCTTCCCCTCTCTTCTGCACTTCCGCGAACGTCGCGCAGCAAGAGTCTATCGCTACCTGCATACATCAGACCCCACGAAACTACTCACATTCTTGCCACAATCACTAAAAGCTTTGATCTTTggacaaacaaaacaaaacaaaacaaacctcGGTTCCAACTTTGAAGAGAAAGGAAGGATCTGCAAGCATTCTGTTACGAAGCATGGAGCATGTCCTCATCAGAAACCCAAGCGGCCATACAGATCCCTGTCAAAAAACATAAACCATCAAAACAGAACATCTttaatcttccaaaaaaaaagaaacaaaacctgtAGATCGAGGTAACGAAGGAGGAAGAGTTTCCGAATCCCAACAGGCTTGGCAGCAGCCTCCAACATATCCTCCGGTAATGCAATTGCAATCCCTCTCCGCTCCGTCTCTTTCATAACTTCGTCGAACTTCAGTAACGGACCaaactcctcctcctctccaGCATCGTCTCCTTTGTCTCCATTGTTACTACCACTATCCCCATTTCCATCGTCGTCATCTCCGCCGCCGTTAAAATCGAGCTCAAAATCGCTAAAGGTCTCGTCTTTGGATCCGGTATACGTCCATT
This genomic stretch from Raphanus sativus cultivar WK10039 chromosome 3, ASM80110v3, whole genome shotgun sequence harbors:
- the LOC108844271 gene encoding protein RETICULATA-RELATED 1, chloroplastic, with translation MSLSSSHLSTTVVVVVVVEPRDQCRRASVPTFESTSSICFRGGLWSSELPSPPKLRTRCVGISGGRSVPEWTYTGSKDETFSDFELDFNGGGDDDDGNGDSGSNNGDKGDDAGEEEEFGPLLKFDEVMKETERRGIAIALPEDMLEAAAKPVGIRKLFLLRYLDLQGSVWPLGFLMRTCSMLRNRMLADPSFLFKVGTEVAIDSCCATFAEVQKRGEDFWSEFELYAADLLVGLVVDVALVGLLAPYARIGKTSVASSTGLFKGLKRSCAALPSSVFEAERPGCKFSVNQRIATFFYKGFLYGSVGFGCGLIGQGIANLIMTAKRSIMTSDEDVPVPPLFKSAALWGVFLGLSSNARYQIINGLERVVEGSTAAKRIPVVAMSFTVGVRFANNVYGGMQFVDWAKLSGVQ
- the LOC130509326 gene encoding uncharacterized protein LOC130509326 — encoded protein: MKFLCQVKESKVYSIYHATMARVSQLTLIFGDKLQTLNQSSSDDAVLKKTLASSSSNDRDQLTRGAASWSSFQMPVHYPSFTKEEYEAMSEEELDRLLKLYGLPTDLGDLSCKKQFAVGAFLWEKGVKSSPDERELVNPSSSVGDLSESSLMGWMTALKYMVHYVFRV